Genomic window (Zymoseptoria tritici IPO323 chromosome 1, whole genome shotgun sequence):
ACCCAGTATGAAGACGACGGATGCCAGTAAAGCCGATTCGATACTATCGTTGTATCTTGTGACTGCGGACGTGCTCAAGTTGGTCGAATGCAGCATAGTTCTCATATCGTTCCATCGCCACGTCCAGAACGCCATTTTGTGACTGCTTGAATGGCAGTGTGTATATGCGCAGATTTGGCTTTGTTCATATGTGTTGCTGGCGGTGCACCGCAGGCACACCCTCAACACAACCCACGTCCCACTACTTTAGTGCCAGCATGGGAACCGTAAACGCAAGGACCACATCATGGTTCATTGCACAGGATGCCCTACTGCCCTTTGAATGGCCTGGCATATTGACCAGGGCGTCTGGTGCTTGTATCTGGCATTGACTACCATGACATCCAGCATTTTCTTGCGTTCTTTCGATCTTGCACTCTCAAGTCTGCGACCTCTGGACAGTCTGACAGAGATCATGGCCAGCAGCATACCCATCGACGTACGTTCAGCCACTGATGAACTTGCCAACGCCGCGCGGTCACTGGTGTCCCGCGCTTTGGAATGCTATGACCCAAAGTATGGCTTTTCTACAGCTAGCTGCCAGGTGTACGATACAGCCTGGATAGCCATGGTTCGTGTAAAAGTGTTGGGTCCTCGCGAGTGCATTTCAACTCACAGAAAGGACAGATATCGAAAGACTGTGCAGGAACGAAGCAATGGCTTTTCCCGGAGGCATTCCACTATCTCATGCGGACGCAAAGCAGCTGGCACATCGACAATTCCTCTCAGACTGTCGCAATTCTTAACACAGCTGCGGGACTACTCGCTCTTTTGAAGCATGCCGCGCAGCCCCTGCAGATTCGTCTCTACAGCGACAACGAGCTTGCCAACTGCATCAACCTGGCTTCCAAGTCGCTCCAATCTCAACTAGCAACCTGGACCGACATGGAGGCCACCAACCACATCGGCGTGGAACTAATCATCCCGGCCTTGCTTCAGTATCTCAAAGAGGCACACCCGACCATGCATTTCTCCTTTCCAAACGAAAAGTTGCTTTCAGAAATGCATGCTGCCAAGATGGCTCGATTCCGAACGGAAATGCTGTACGATACACCTGTATCTCCTGCATCCTACTCCCTCGAGGCCTTCATTGGAAAGGTTGACTTCGACCGCGCGGCAGTTCAATTACGCAATGGATCCATGTGGACATCGCCCTCCTCTACAGCAGCATATTTGATGCATGCCACTGTCTGGGACTCAGAAGCAGAAGACTGGCTTCGACACGTTCTTCGGGCTGGCGAAGGCCATGGCGATGGCGGCGTCCCAGGAACGTTTCCGACTCATCATTTTGAATTCAATTGGATCGTTGCGACACTGCTGCAAGGCGGTTTTGTATTGTCTGATTTCGACCGCACATCGCTTGACCAAATCGCGAGCATTGTTCAACTCGGCTTCAAAGGCGACGGCGGAGTGATTGGACACGGTGAGTGTATTCCAAGGTCAAAGGCAGCAACGTTACAGTCGTTACTAACCCTGTATTGCAGCGCCAGTATGTTGTCACCGTGTTCTAATCGGCGCACAGATATTGATCATCGTTACAGGGCACCGTGGATGTCGACGATACCGCAAAAGGTCTCTTGGCAATGAAACTTTTGggacgagaaggaggaaCAACGCCAGATGAGATGATCCGGAGATTCGAAAAGAAGGACGCCTTCGGTACCATGCCGGCGGAACGAGATCGAAGCATCAGTTCGAATTGCCATGTTCTCCTGGCACTTCTAGCGTGGAACGACTACCCCCAGTACGGGTTGCAGATTCACAAAACAGCAAGCTTCATATGCGATTATTGGTGGAGTTCTAATGGACGGATGAAAGACAAATGGGTTCATACCTCACAACGTTTCTGGATTCGAATACCCGTCCGCTGACCAAGACGTAGCATTTGTGCCATCTTTATCCGACGATGTTGCTGGTCAAAGCATttacccttcttctccgtGACGTGGACACGGGTCTTGCATCCGATCTTCTTGGGTCTCAACTCAGCATGAGGATTGCCATTGCTGTTTTCCAGGCTTGCTCTCGTACGCTAATGGATCAGCATGCTGATGGATCCTGGGGGGACTCGCCGGAGCAGACGGCATATGCTGTTCTGACACTCGCCGACGCACGTCAGCTATGTCTCTTTGCAGGTACGGAGCACACAAGCAATCATGTGAACCAGTCACTCCCGACGATGCTGATTTTGAATATGATTACAGACTTCGTGCCCGCGCTCCAGCATGCCACCGACTCGGGCATCGCATATCTCGACGCTTGTACCGGCGAAGGCAATGGACGCTGCTGGACGTCTAAGACTCGATATTTCTTGAGGTTCGTCAGAGAAGCATATGTTCTGGCCGCTCGCCGCATGACCGTGGCTCCGAAGGCCGCGGGAGACGTGGGCCGGTCCCTCGCCCTTGACGAAAGTATTCGGAAGACGAAGCCATTCCTCGCGCTTCTGAAGCTCACCGAAACCTGTGCGACAATGCCGGACCTGGTCATCAAGCTCTCTCTGACGGAAGCTGCCCTGTTTCTACCCCTGCTACGTACGCGTAGATCGGAAGTCTTCCCCAGGGACGAGTTGAAAGTCAGCCAAGACGCATACTTCGACTTGCTGCCCTTCCTGTGGGTGGGCTGTAGCAACCGGTCGAAGAATTACGTGCCGACAAACTTTGTGTTCGACATGCTATTCATGACATTGATCAACATACAGGTGGACGAGTTCATTGAGGGTATAGCAACTCAGGCGTTCGAGCACGATCCACCTGCGTTACGTCGTCTGATCGACCTCGCAACGGACGAGGCGTGGAACCTGGCAAACGCGGGCGTTGACAAACGCTCGTGGGACGTAGCAACTGGGACTGGAGAAGCGATTAGCAACGAGGCAGACTTACACCTTCTGCGACCGGACGTGCGTTGAACCTAGTTGTGAGCAGATTTTGGTCACGCTTGCTAATCAGATTTCAGGTATACCATCCACTTGTCCGATTTGCAAAGTACATCCTCAATCATGCCCCTATTCTCGTCGCAAGCGCTCAAGACCGCAGACGTCTGAAGCATGAATTCCGTCAATTCCTCCATACGCAAACAACGCAAATGTCGGACAATGCCAAATTTCGAAGTCAGCCCGAAGGTAGCGTGAGTACAACACTGTGCACCTATTGCGAAATTGACGTTGTCTGACACGATAAAGCGCCGAGTGTTTGGCACCGATCTTTCTTATTTTGATTGGGTTCGCACCATTGCATCCGACCACGTTTCGACTCCTCTGAACTTCGCTTGGGTACGCTGCTGGACATCCGGGGTGCTTAGCAAGGGGCTCGAAAGTTTCTCGGGCCCTTCAGAGCAATACCTCGCTGCTGCAGTCTCTCGACACCTGGCCACGACGAATCGGATGTATAATGACTTCAGCTCGATTTCCCGGGATACCGCCGAGTGCAACCTGAATTCCGTTCACTTTCCAGAATTTAACAAGGCCGAGTCGACGGATGTGGCTTCTCAAAAAGTGGCGCTGAGGGCGCTTGCGGACTACGAGCACGGTTGCGTCGAACGCACGCTCGAATGCTTGAGTGGAGAAGTCAGAAAGGCCAACCCGTATCAGCCAGAAGGCTGGACAGAGAGGATGAAGCTGGGTCCTATCCGCCTACTTTGTGATGTGTCTCATCTGTGGGATCAGTTGTATCTAATCCGCGACCATTCTAGCACGATCCAAAGTAGGGAAAACTAGCTAGACTCTCGACTGGTAGTTTCGAGGCCTACAACAGGGAGTTGACCTCGACGTACATTTTTGAAAATACGTCTTCCACCATCTGAAGTTCTACCCGTAGCAATACACAAAGCACGACACAGAGCACAAGTTGGAGCACTACCTAGAGCACCTCCCTATTCACGACCCTGAATACTACTTGTGCAAGTACGCGGACAAGCACCTTAGCGGGACAACTCAGAAGGCGTAGAAGTACATGGAAAGGTAAGGCAGCATTACGGCCAAACAGGCGGACAAGTAGACGGACAAGTAGGCGGACAAGTAGGCGGACAGGTAATCTAGCAAGAGTCTCAGGACGGCCAAATAGGACTACATGTACATGTACGAGTAGCCTAGCAGACTGGCCAAATAGCCGCGCGTGTACGCGTGCAGTTAACTTAGCAGTACGACCAAACAGGCGTGCAAGTACGCGGGCAGGTAGGCTTACGATTCCCACATGTCCGTGTACAAGTACTTTACCTGCATGCTTGACAAGGTGACCTACCAAGTCACTATTGTCAGAGTCGGGACAGGAGACAGATGGGAACAGAATCGTAGCAGCTTCAAACCAGTTTGATTGTCAGGTGTTGCACAAGGtctcgagaagaagaagggaatgCTTTATTAAGTCCATCGGCGAGCTCTCTTGAGTCGGACTTACCACGGCGTGTCAGCCAATTGATGTGTCATGCAGGAAGCAGGTTAACAGGCAAGGTACTTCGATGAAAAGGCCGATAGCTCTGTCTGCCGTATAGT
Coding sequences:
- a CDS encoding diterpene cyclase-like protein (diterpene cyclase-like. Part of a possible terpene cluster. Involved in cyclisation of geranylgeranyldiphosphate. Shows similarity to the ent-kaurene cyclase for giberrelin biosynthesis. Note that unsure about the precise positions of introns 6&7.); the protein is MASSIPIDVRSATDELANAARSLVSRALECYDPKYGFSTASCQVYDTAWIAMISKDCAGTKQWLFPEAFHYLMRTQSSWHIDNSSQTVAILNTAAGLLALLKHAAQPLQIRLYSDNELANCINLASKSLQSQLATWTDMEATNHIGVELIIPALLQYLKEAHPTMHFSFPNEKLLSEMHAAKMARFRTEMLYDTPVSPASYSLEAFIGKVDFDRAAVQLRNGSMWTSPSSTAAYLMHATVWDSEAEDWLRHVLRAGEGHGDGGVPGTFPTHHFEFNWIVATLLQGGFVLSDFDRTSLDQIASIVQLGFKGDGGVIGHAPGTVDVDDTAKGLLAMKLLGREGGTTPDEMIRRFEKKDAFGTMPAERDRSISSNCHVLLALLAWNDYPQYGLQIHKTASFICDYWWSSNGRMKDKWHLCHLYPTMLLVKAFTLLLRDVDTGLASDLLGSQLSMRIAIAVFQACSRTLMDQHADGSWGDSPEQTAYAVLTLADARQLCLFADFVPALQHATDSGIAYLDACTGEGNGRCWTSKTRYFLRFVREAYVLAARRMTVAPKAAGDVGRSLALDESIRKTKPFLALLKLTETCATMPDLVIKLSLTEAALFLPLLRTRRSEVFPRDELKVSQDAYFDLLPFLWVGCSNRSKNYVPTNFVFDMLFMTLINIQVDEFIEGIATQAFEHDPPALRRLIDLATDEALTPSATGRALNLVVSRFWSRLLIRFQVYHPLVRFAKYILNHAPILVASAQDRRRLKHEFRQFLHTQTTQMSDNAKFRSQPEGSVMFGTDLSYFDWVRTIASDHVSTPLNFAWVRCWTSGVLSKGLESFSGPSEQYLAAAVSRHLATTNRMYNDFSSISRDTAECNLNSVHFPEFNKAESTDVASQKVALRALADYEHGCVERTLECLSGEVRKANPYQPEGWTERMKLGPIRLLCDVSHLWDQLYLIRDHSSTIQSREN